A portion of the Phyllobacterium zundukense genome contains these proteins:
- a CDS encoding recombinase family protein, whose translation MLLGYARVSTDDQDLTHQRASLTAAGCQKIYAEKISGAKRGRPQLERLLGELRGDDVVVVARLDRLARSTRDLLDIAERLNRSNAGLRSIAEPWADTTSPAGRMVLTVFAGIAEFERALIHDRTSAGRAAARQNGVRFGRPPALNEDQMILGARLLDEGKKPGEVARVLKVHPATIYRVLRSSLARPE comes from the coding sequence ATGCTGTTAGGTTACGCCCGCGTTTCCACCGATGACCAAGATCTGACCCATCAGCGGGCAAGCCTCACTGCAGCAGGTTGTCAGAAAATCTATGCGGAGAAAATCTCCGGCGCGAAACGTGGGCGGCCGCAATTGGAGCGGCTTCTGGGTGAATTGCGGGGTGATGATGTTGTGGTCGTAGCGCGACTTGATCGCTTGGCGCGATCGACGCGGGATCTTCTCGACATTGCAGAACGTCTGAACCGTTCTAACGCCGGTTTGAGATCCATCGCAGAACCGTGGGCCGATACGACGTCGCCGGCCGGCCGCATGGTGCTGACCGTATTCGCCGGCATTGCCGAATTTGAGCGTGCGCTGATCCACGATCGCACAAGCGCCGGTCGAGCAGCCGCGCGTCAGAACGGAGTCCGCTTTGGTCGGCCGCCTGCACTCAATGAAGATCAGATGATCTTGGGCGCTCGCTTGCTGGATGAAGGAAAAAAGCCGGGAGAAGTTGCCCGCGTCCTAAAAGTGCATCCGGCAACGATCTATCGCGTCTTACGCAGCTCGCTTGCCCGCCCCGAGTAG
- the chrA gene encoding chromate efflux transporter encodes MTDTTSHDESQTTRGTAGEVFTAFLKLGLTSFGGPIAHLGYFRDELVLRRKWIDDKGYADLVALCQFLPGPASSQVGFALGLLRGGPLGALAAWTAFTLPSAILLILFAFGAASFGGPIGGGIITGLKIVAVAIVAQAVWGMARNLCPDRERATIALGAVLIIVFFAGALGQVAAIAAGALAGLVFCRNHQAEITRHIEFPVSRTFGVISLVAFFALLFGLPIITSAMSSQGLSVFDSFFRAGSLVFGGGHVVLPLLETEVVRSGWVSHDQFLAGYGAAQAVPGPLYTFAAYLGTVLGPEPNGLIGATIALAAVFLPGFLILLGVIPFWDGFRTRESAQALMRGANAAVVGILGAALYDPVFTSAIVGPYQFALALTCFVLLMAWKTPPWIVVLVAAGCGVLMSMS; translated from the coding sequence ATGACGGACACGACGAGCCACGATGAAAGCCAAACCACCAGAGGCACGGCCGGCGAGGTGTTCACCGCCTTCCTCAAGCTTGGTCTCACCTCCTTTGGTGGGCCGATCGCGCATCTCGGCTATTTTCGTGACGAATTGGTGCTGCGGCGGAAATGGATCGACGACAAGGGCTATGCAGACCTCGTCGCCCTGTGTCAGTTCCTGCCCGGTCCAGCGTCGAGCCAAGTTGGTTTCGCCCTTGGGCTCTTGCGTGGTGGGCCGCTCGGGGCGCTTGCCGCCTGGACAGCCTTCACCCTGCCGTCGGCCATCCTGCTCATCCTCTTCGCTTTTGGTGCAGCGTCATTCGGCGGGCCAATCGGCGGCGGCATCATCACGGGCCTCAAGATCGTCGCCGTCGCCATCGTCGCCCAGGCGGTTTGGGGGATGGCACGGAACCTCTGCCCCGACCGCGAGCGGGCCACGATCGCGCTGGGTGCGGTACTGATCATCGTTTTCTTCGCGGGCGCGCTCGGACAGGTTGCGGCGATCGCCGCCGGCGCTTTGGCGGGTCTTGTCTTCTGTCGCAATCATCAGGCGGAAATCACACGGCACATCGAATTTCCCGTCTCGCGGACGTTCGGGGTAATCTCGCTCGTCGCCTTCTTCGCCCTGCTATTCGGACTGCCGATCATTACCTCGGCCATGTCTTCACAGGGGCTGAGTGTATTCGACTCGTTCTTCCGCGCCGGCTCCTTGGTCTTCGGCGGCGGCCATGTCGTGCTGCCGCTTCTCGAAACGGAGGTCGTGCGAAGCGGCTGGGTTAGCCACGACCAGTTTCTTGCCGGCTATGGCGCGGCGCAGGCTGTGCCAGGGCCGCTCTACACTTTCGCGGCCTATCTGGGAACCGTGTTGGGGCCAGAGCCCAACGGCCTCATCGGTGCGACCATTGCCCTCGCCGCTGTCTTCCTTCCGGGGTTTCTGATCCTGCTCGGCGTGATCCCCTTTTGGGATGGCTTCCGCACACGCGAAAGCGCGCAAGCGCTGATGCGTGGCGCGAACGCTGCGGTGGTCGGCATCCTCGGCGCGGCGCTCTACGATCCGGTCTTCACCAGCGCCATCGTCGGCCCTTATCAGTTCGCCTTGGCGCTAACTTGCTTCGTTCTGCTGATGGCGTGGAAAACTCCACCATGGATCGTCGTGCTCGTTGCGGCGGGCTGTGGGGTGTTGATGAGCATGAGCTGA
- a CDS encoding VOC family protein produces MIKIGSVVIHCYEFKRMVEFWQEALHYVPRAPASGGWVVLYDPQGHGPNISFQARDRSGWPRSWLHLDLYTDRQQEKVHRLRTIGAKQYPWRYPENADYVVLQDPDGNLFCVVQKSRNS; encoded by the coding sequence ATGATCAAAATCGGCTCGGTCGTGATCCATTGCTACGAATTTAAGCGCATGGTCGAGTTCTGGCAGGAAGCCTTGCATTACGTGCCGCGTGCGCCTGCCAGCGGGGGCTGGGTTGTGCTTTATGACCCTCAAGGCCACGGCCCGAATATTTCATTTCAGGCCCGTGACCGAAGCGGCTGGCCGAGAAGCTGGCTGCATTTGGACCTTTATACCGATCGTCAGCAGGAGAAAGTCCATCGTTTGCGGACCATCGGAGCGAAGCAATACCCGTGGCGCTATCCGGAGAATGCTGACTATGTGGTTTTGCAAGACCCGGACGGCAATCTTTTCTGTGTCGTGCAAAAGTCACGGAACTCCTGA
- a CDS encoding PadR family transcriptional regulator yields MEHHDLLSGLVRLHVLHHAAEHEIYGQWMIDELAGHGYRLSAGTLYPLLHKMARDGYLTSREERDGRTARKLYSITDKGREGLAMAKARIREFTERL; encoded by the coding sequence ATGGAGCACCACGATCTCCTCTCCGGCCTCGTGCGCCTGCATGTGCTCCACCACGCGGCCGAGCATGAGATTTACGGCCAGTGGATGATCGACGAGCTGGCGGGCCACGGCTATCGCCTGTCTGCTGGCACACTTTATCCGCTGCTGCACAAAATGGCGCGTGACGGCTACCTCACCTCGCGGGAGGAACGCGACGGCCGCACGGCGCGCAAACTCTATTCCATCACTGACAAGGGGCGCGAAGGCCTTGCCATGGCCAAGGCGCGCATCCGTGAATTTACGGAGAGGCTATGA
- a CDS encoding nitroreductase family protein: MPYKTARTDHPIHPMLASRWSPRAFSARLLYSDTIASMFEAARWAPSANNLQPWAFIYAERGTSDFEVLCECLKESNALWARNAALLGLALERPTKPDGSPNIHARYDLGQAVGHMTFQACALGLHIHQMAGFDPAHARMALDIPPDLLPMTAFAIGYLGDASSLPAIVQEKELAARSRNPASAFVHTGRWPNHVD; this comes from the coding sequence ATGCCGTACAAAACCGCAAGAACCGATCATCCGATCCATCCGATGCTGGCTTCCAGATGGAGCCCGCGCGCCTTTAGTGCCCGGTTGCTCTACAGCGACACCATCGCCTCGATGTTCGAGGCTGCACGCTGGGCGCCATCCGCGAATAACCTGCAACCGTGGGCCTTCATCTACGCGGAGCGAGGAACGTCGGATTTCGAGGTACTTTGCGAGTGCCTCAAGGAGTCGAATGCGCTATGGGCGCGCAACGCCGCCCTTCTCGGGTTGGCGCTCGAACGCCCCACAAAGCCGGATGGCAGTCCAAATATCCACGCCCGCTACGATCTCGGCCAAGCGGTTGGACACATGACGTTTCAGGCGTGCGCCCTGGGTCTCCACATTCATCAGATGGCGGGATTCGACCCCGCCCACGCGCGCATGGCCCTCGATATCCCACCTGACCTGCTGCCGATGACGGCGTTCGCTATCGGCTATCTCGGTGACGCATCCAGCTTGCCCGCAATCGTGCAGGAGAAGGAACTTGCGGCCCGCAGCAGAAATCCGGCGAGCGCCTTCGTCCATACCGGCCGCTGGCCGAACCATGTGGATTGA
- a CDS encoding recombinase family protein, whose product MPRTFAYVRVSTTGQTTENQVQEIEMAGFHVEPRRVVTETISGSVAIAKRRGFTRLKDKLEAGDVLIVTKLDRLGRDAIDVSMTVKKLAEMGVRVHCLALGGVDLASSSGTMTMNVLNAVAQFERDLLIERTQSGLKRAKSEGKILGRPSRLSEKQKQDVLEDLAKGMSISAVAKKFTTSRQTIMRVRDDSLRSVRS is encoded by the coding sequence ATGCCACGCACCTTTGCCTATGTCCGTGTCTCCACGACCGGACAGACCACCGAGAACCAGGTTCAGGAAATCGAAATGGCGGGTTTCCATGTCGAGCCGCGCCGAGTCGTCACCGAAACCATCTCGGGTAGTGTCGCCATTGCCAAGCGCCGTGGTTTCACCCGCTTGAAGGACAAACTGGAAGCTGGCGACGTGCTTATCGTCACCAAGCTCGATCGGCTCGGCCGCGACGCCATCGATGTCAGCATGACGGTCAAGAAGCTGGCGGAAATGGGCGTGCGTGTTCACTGCCTCGCGCTTGGCGGCGTCGACCTCGCAAGTTCGTCCGGAACGATGACCATGAATGTCCTCAACGCCGTCGCACAATTTGAGCGAGATTTGCTTATCGAACGGACCCAATCGGGCCTCAAGCGAGCAAAATCGGAAGGCAAGATCCTCGGTCGACCATCCCGCCTCAGCGAGAAGCAGAAACAGGATGTGTTGGAGGATCTCGCCAAAGGGATGAGCATCTCGGCTGTCGCCAAAAAATTCACAACCAGCCGCCAGACCATCATGCGTGTCAGAGACGATAGTTTACGCTCTGTTCGATCTTAG
- a CDS encoding LysR substrate-binding domain-containing protein translates to MPRKLPSLNALKAFEAAVRHGTTVGAAAEIGVTHGAISRQIQQLEDWIGRPLFKRETGRLVVTDAGAAYAEIAGRALDLLHDGTQALLDVSDNVVRVTTTASFASEWLMLRLSDFQSQHPHIEIWVEEGKEIVNPRSGGCDLAIRMGLGDWPGVHVELLMGDRLFPVCAPEIAGQLAHPGNLGKFLLFHDDDPHAQWSRWLSQASIDMTPAIAKRFDRGPRFASSSMLLRAAAAGQGVALARERLAESWLESGKLVRPFPTSVELENAYWLVTRHGIEPRRPLRIFIAWLRQQAGASHNS, encoded by the coding sequence TTGCCTCGAAAATTGCCGTCCCTCAATGCCCTAAAGGCTTTCGAAGCGGCGGTGCGCCACGGCACGACAGTCGGCGCGGCCGCCGAGATCGGCGTCACGCATGGGGCGATCAGTCGCCAGATTCAGCAACTGGAAGACTGGATCGGGCGGCCATTGTTCAAGCGTGAAACTGGAAGGCTCGTTGTCACAGACGCCGGCGCAGCCTACGCCGAGATCGCTGGGCGGGCTTTGGACCTTCTCCATGATGGGACGCAAGCCTTACTGGATGTTAGCGACAACGTGGTGCGCGTCACCACCACGGCGTCTTTTGCATCGGAGTGGCTGATGTTGCGTTTGTCGGACTTCCAATCGCAGCATCCGCACATTGAAATCTGGGTGGAAGAAGGCAAGGAGATCGTCAATCCCCGGTCTGGCGGCTGCGATCTCGCCATTCGTATGGGCCTGGGGGATTGGCCGGGCGTGCATGTGGAGCTGCTTATGGGCGACAGGCTTTTTCCCGTCTGCGCGCCCGAGATCGCCGGACAGCTCGCACACCCTGGGAATCTCGGCAAATTTCTTCTCTTTCATGATGACGATCCGCACGCCCAATGGAGCCGGTGGCTGTCACAGGCCAGTATCGACATGACGCCTGCGATCGCGAAGCGGTTCGATCGGGGTCCCCGCTTTGCCAGCTCATCCATGCTGCTGCGGGCAGCCGCAGCGGGACAGGGCGTTGCTCTCGCTCGCGAGCGCCTGGCCGAAAGCTGGTTGGAGAGCGGAAAGCTCGTGCGCCCATTTCCAACGTCGGTGGAGCTCGAAAACGCCTACTGGCTTGTCACGCGGCACGGCATCGAGCCTCGCCGCCCGTTGCGCATCTTCATTGCCTGGCTAAGACAGCAGGCTGGAGCGTCGCACAATTCCTGA
- a CDS encoding tautomerase family protein, with amino-acid sequence MPYLQLDVSRTYPTDVKRELARRLGEIYSRIMQADVRRISIAIRELGEGGLWRCTGEEPYPAALLMCDIRHGRPAEQRAMLAEALVSACMESLKLMINEVNVEFTQHAGDEMYHPMLGGLSDDWSENEASG; translated from the coding sequence ATGCCCTATCTACAACTCGATGTCTCCCGCACCTACCCGACTGACGTAAAGCGTGAACTCGCCCGTCGATTGGGCGAGATCTATAGCCGCATTATGCAGGCGGACGTGCGGCGCATTTCGATCGCGATACGCGAATTGGGCGAGGGCGGACTGTGGCGATGCACCGGAGAGGAGCCTTACCCCGCCGCCTTGCTCATGTGTGACATCCGTCACGGACGTCCGGCCGAGCAGCGTGCCATGCTCGCGGAGGCTCTAGTCAGCGCCTGCATGGAGAGCCTCAAGCTAATGATCAACGAAGTCAATGTCGAGTTCACGCAGCATGCGGGGGACGAAATGTACCACCCGATGCTCGGTGGTCTCAGCGACGACTGGTCCGAAAACGAAGCCAGTGGCTGA
- a CDS encoding helix-turn-helix domain-containing protein, with protein MRSTTGSRLRKIRLDADLRLEAFAAELEMSPTAYTKYEYGDHEIPSRLLLALFHKFGVDPIWLLTGTPRIVKSDRTYSNRDDWFLSGDLTDEDHVKAIIAQCQRDVLEHNLGPEHQLFISTIIETLDRQQMAIATLERERNDAQGKLYNRLVEGLKG; from the coding sequence ATGAGAAGCACCACAGGTAGTCGTTTGAGGAAAATTCGCCTGGATGCCGATTTGAGATTGGAAGCATTTGCAGCCGAACTCGAGATGTCACCAACTGCCTATACTAAATATGAATATGGGGATCACGAGATTCCCTCGCGCCTGCTCTTGGCACTATTTCACAAATTTGGCGTCGATCCGATTTGGCTACTCACCGGCACTCCAAGGATTGTGAAGAGTGACCGCACGTATAGCAATCGGGATGATTGGTTCCTAAGCGGTGATCTCACCGATGAGGATCATGTGAAAGCGATCATTGCCCAGTGTCAACGCGATGTGCTCGAGCATAATTTGGGTCCGGAACACCAGCTTTTCATTTCAACAATTATCGAAACGCTCGATCGGCAGCAAATGGCTATCGCGACGCTTGAACGAGAACGGAATGACGCGCAGGGAAAACTTTACAATCGGTTGGTTGAAGGGTTGAAGGGTTGA
- a CDS encoding DUF3291 domain-containing protein, translating into MEKEVTRKRVALYTFGIFRAPATDPRNQGFHDRNDLNFLAAESSEGFIARSGYDDEPGPESWGKQVYPRFYEEKGDGWSPSSLSLWRDLISPMAFSYSGIHSEALKHGRSWFRKPEWPPYVLWWEEETHTPTWAEAIQRHEYLHDHGPTAWAFDFKQPYDVSGQRTVLNREELKQYVERNQARQALLSL; encoded by the coding sequence TTGGAGAAGGAGGTCACCAGAAAACGCGTCGCGCTGTACACTTTCGGGATCTTCCGTGCTCCTGCTACCGATCCAAGAAACCAGGGCTTTCACGATAGGAACGATTTGAATTTCCTTGCAGCCGAAAGCAGTGAAGGGTTCATTGCTCGATCTGGATATGACGATGAACCCGGCCCTGAAAGTTGGGGCAAGCAGGTCTACCCGCGGTTCTACGAAGAAAAAGGAGATGGTTGGTCTCCCTCCTCTCTTTCACTTTGGCGAGATCTCATTTCACCGATGGCCTTTTCATATTCTGGGATACATTCTGAAGCTCTCAAGCATGGCCGTAGCTGGTTCCGTAAACCAGAATGGCCTCCCTATGTGCTTTGGTGGGAAGAGGAGACGCACACTCCAACGTGGGCTGAAGCAATTCAGCGGCATGAATATCTACATGATCACGGTCCAACCGCCTGGGCATTCGATTTCAAACAGCCATATGATGTAAGCGGGCAGCGGACGGTCCTGAATCGAGAAGAGTTGAAGCAATATGTTGAAAGAAATCAAGCGCGGCAGGCTCTGCTAAGTCTTTAG